The genomic stretch aagactTTTATAAAGAGTACTGCCAAGtcacagcttgggaccattttttactatttttttctgacagccTGCTAAAAAACTGTGGCGGaaaataactaaaatattaaacattgtaATGACAAAAAGGtaaatagaattttcatttttgggtgaactattagCCTCTCATAGTTTTAGCCAAtagtaaaaataattaaaattcaaTAATGCAGATCAAAAAGGAAATGACTGTATGCATTACTTGCCTTGGCTAAACATGAAAATGGTCAACAGAACAGCCAACATGACTGCCTATTCTTCTGAAACAGCTCCTCGTGTGATTGGTAAAACTGCTGTGTCTACTGTAGAAAATATACTGAAGAGATATTAAAGACAGACGGTTATGTTTATACAGTATTTGTAAGAAGATTTTGTTATAGCAGCCAAAGCTTCTTTAtacaattaataataatataataatataaaaactatGTGGATTATTGTGACTGAATCAAACGGTTATATttcttatatttatatttcagaatttctaaaaaaaagaaaaaagcttTTTGATGCTTTACcctacacagtaaaaaaaaattgtcaaatcaatattcatttttattttagtttaagttaaataatttcatCTTGTTTTATAACTTGAAAACTATAGTAGGTTCGattgacttgcaaaactaattttattaaaCTTGCATGAATCATtaccatttttttacagtgggatCTAAACCTTTACCTTGAGATGTAAAACATGGATAATATTTCAGTTAATATTATGCTAAAAAACACATGAATTGTTGCGTGTTAAATACTAAATGGTTTAAGCATGATTCACACaagtaatattattaaaaaaaattatatacttATATTTGATCATATACAGACTCATAATTTGTTCGTTGTGATGAATACATGAATCCACAAAATCCGCTATTGTACAAAAATGCTTTATAGTTCCATGGATTTGATCCGTCATTATTCAGCCTTGCCTTAAGAGAAACTGATTTTCAAATTTTGCAGAATGCTTTAAAATCCtaaaagtacaaaagctgtATCCAATGATTCACTTTAATAAAGGAAGCATTCGGTGATtaaaaattagttttaaaaACCCCAAAAACAATCAACCTACCTTAATCATGGGCAAAGTTCTTCCTCTATCTGGACAAATTTAGCAATGTATTCTCAGATCATTCAGGATATTTGAcattcaaaatatctttttccTCTCTCCATGTGAATTTGCATTGGATCCAGGAGAAATCAGTATCTTAGAATCAACAAGTTTCATAGTGTCCTCCCATGTTTAATTCCCAAAGAACACGCAAACAAATGTGTACTGTGACGTAAGTTGCATTAAATAAAATCGGGTAGCTAATGCATGAATTACAAAAATAGCACATCCAACAACAGTGTTACAGGAATCCACACTTTACTTAATCGAAATAGGTCACTAACATAGAAGTGTCCAATGTTTGGCCTTGTTTTTCCATTATGCTGTTTAATCTTTTTTCAATCTCTccctctcaaaaaaaaaaaacaattctaAAGAATAAATACATATTACCCATTGTCTATCTCATAAGGATTCACTGTGTATGTAATTAAATTTCTTTCAAAAATAGTAAAACATCCAGAAATTCAGGTCTAGCTTGTCTATAAACATTTAACCAATGCTGATATGGCCCAAATTGTAtaattatttttgtatatacattttttttttcaaataaactaatgatAAACAGCTCTTAAGGCACATGACGCAAGCTTTGAATCATGCCATTAAAATAAGGAAAATACACAGCCCTCTcactttttaatcaaaataatgtttatattttgcacAAACATTTGACATTCAAAATAGACACACTTTCCTTATCCTTTGCATAAAATAAAGGAGGGATCAGTGACAAATAAAGATCAATTACTTACTTTCATTACAGAGATACTAAAATGTTACACTAATACTGGGttcttttcaaaaaaagtttgagTCAAAAAGGAACAAACCCAACAATTAGGTTAAATTAACAAGAatatgtccatatttgacccaacgatgggttgaaacaacctagcatgggttaattttaaccctaatgttgggtttgtcccttgtTGTCTCTTCAGTTGGTTCAAAACAACCCAGTTTTTGCACACATATACTTAATCTACCAAACAAGTAATCACTATATAAAAAGAACATATGTGGTTTGTTAACTCTTACATTTTAGATAATGTGTCACTTTGGCCACACCTTCAGATAAGGGGTTCGGTCGTTGAAAAAAAACTCTGGTGTCTAACTTGGTATCATATATCAAAAAGAAAAACCTATTGAATAACCCAGAAATGCTTTGTTTAAAGCATGTTTGCTGGACAACATAAAAGCCTTTCTTCCTTCTGCctgcaataaaatattttaacaaaatacatGCTCATGTTGCAAAATTTTTCTACAATCAGCTTACCAGTTTTTCCAAACAAAAGGAGAAAACACCAGCctttataaaaaacacataTGCATATAACTGCATAACATGATATGAGCAAACTTTTGAGTCAGTATGAAGTATGCAACATTCATTCACGCCCACCTCCTGCATGACCTGGAGGTTTACGTGTCTCTCCAGGTCGCCCCGGGAGCTTGCGCATACCCTTTCCTCTACCAGTCCCCGTTCCTCCCTTCCTTTTTCGTTGGGCATGTCTCTGAGTGCCTGCTTCCTCTTTGAGAGCCTGTGCCCACAGGGCATCGAAGGAACCTGGTGCTTGGTAACCTGGTTGGTTGCTGTCAAGTGAGTCTCTGGAGAGCAGTACCCATATACTAGGCACATTCCTACTGACCGTGAGACTGTCCAGCCCTGCATCGGACACCAAAGGTTCCCAGACCTCCTGGATGGTTCGATAGAGCAGCGTGGTGTTCTGATGTAGGCCGTGCACGCGACGTTTCATGATCTCCACGCACGTGATGGCTTTAGCCACGCTGGGGCCCGTACCCGTGAACACGATCTGCCGGCACAGCTTCTCCTCTGACCCGGTCGTCACCTCTGAACCTTCTTGGGTGCCTGCCTGTTCTGCTGGGGCTATCTTACCCTCCATACGGCTCAACGCAAACCTCATCAGGTTGCGGATTTTGCTGCCATCTTTCACCCTAACTTCAGGAGTGCCGCTGGGCAGGTTAGGAAACGGACACGGGCACGGCTGCTCCACGGTGCGTGCTTTTCTGTAGTTTTCCATGTCATTTAGACTTTATCTGTGCAATGGAAGGGTAAAATGCAGGCACATTGGTTTTAGGTTATCATGCCAACCAGACTACAGAAAACCAAAAAAATGGTCACACACAGGGCTTTTATTAAGCCAGTAAgtcttagttaaattaggacatttaagtagcaTTCATAAATGTATCTAAGAAAAAGCAATACtctttatatataatatatcacTGGTATATTAAGATAACAGTCTTCACCTTTAATGTCGATAGAAATCAATCTGCCAGTACTCACAAATAATGTTAATAAATTACGTATTGAAATTAAGCTTTGTAACTGTTCAATTATATTGTAAGCCCCCAAGTATGGCTTGATAGAAGCCACATTGGAGTCCGCATGCCTCACTGGCTGCGCAGTTTGATCGTTGTGTCACATAAAACTATCGCGAGAGTACTGCTTAAAATCGCTCTAGTGatattaggcttgttcgacttcatctGGCGCCGCAAAATTCGACAAcaggatgacgtcaaagtaccgcgagagcgattcgcgaAATCATACGAGGAGTATGCTTTTAAATCGTTCTCGCGGAACGTTGACGTCATCCGGCCGtcgattcttgcggcgccgcatgaagtcgaacacacctattaaGATGCAATCAGCTGATCGATCTGTACAGAGCCAATCTGCCAAACAAAGTTAGGTATGATTTCTATGGCAGCAAAAGCAGAAACCGAGAATAACTCGGACATGACACCATTGACAAGCGACCCAGAGATGAACGCTTTCTTTTGCTAATTCTTTGGATTCAAACATGGTTAAGGTTATGCAAGTAAGTTACACATAAGAATAAAACATATAACACTGAGCTATTCGTTTTTGGATTTTAATGCAGAAATTTTACATATTGGCATAATTTCTAAACTATTTCAGCTTTGTTATCTGTGTGTGGTTTAAACTTAACGACATAAACAAGCATGTAACGAAAAGCTATCTTCATGTCAAAGGCTGAAAAGACTAATCTTTTATTAGCTGTGATTAATAAAAACTCAAAAGGCAAACGTACCGTAAATATGTAAATTAATTGATAAATTGCTTAATATACACAGAAACATTCGAGTCTTTGCAAAAACTTAACTTACTTGGACTTCTGCTAGGGTAAGTTAGCAAGTTGGCTAGCACGATCAAATGGCTGCAGGCTTTTGCTAAACAGCTGTGAGCttcaaatatttgtaaaaagttCAAATATTCCTTAAAATCGCTGAGGTAACTATAATTAAAGCTATAGTGAAGGCAATTCAAATGTTATAACGTTACTTTTGTAGCTTGCTAACTCGCGTGTTACACTGTGTGACGTCAGCTCAAGTTTTGCCGGTTAATGTGAAACTCCGTCGCAAAGCGCCGCCAGAGATCTTGGGATTTGTAGTTTTACTATATTTTGCGAAATCTAACCACCACATTAACTCTCTCTTCTAGGGCAGATGAATGATCTGAGAGCTTTCAGAGCAGCACTGTCTCTCATACGCgtaaaacataattaaatgCGTTTTATTATAGTTAGAGTGTAACCATGGcgtattaattttaatttataaaaacatggttttaccaCAGAATCGTGGTTAAACTATGGTTCctttagtaaaaccatagttaattTTTGGCGTTTAACTTAAGTGaccatgtttttatttgtaataaaaccATTGTTAGTTTCATAGGGCTGGTGCGTAAAAGAGCTGCAATTCCATAACCTCAATCGTTTAT from Misgurnus anguillicaudatus chromosome 10, ASM2758022v2, whole genome shotgun sequence encodes the following:
- the rpp25l gene encoding ribonuclease P protein subunit p25-like protein isoform X1, producing the protein MENYRKARTVEQPCPCPFPNLPSGTPEVRVKDGSKIRNLMRFALSRMEGKIAPAEQAGTQEGSEVTTGSEEKLCRQIVFTGTGPSVAKAITCVEIMKRRVHGLHQNTTLLYRTIQEVWEPLVSDAGLDSLTVSRNVPSIWVLLSRDSLDSNQPGYQAPGSFDALWAQALKEEAGTQRHAQRKRKGGTGTGRGKGMRKLPGRPGETRKPPGHAGGWCFLLLFGKTGKLIVEKFCNMSMYFVKIFYCRQKEERLLCCPANML
- the rpp25l gene encoding ribonuclease P protein subunit p25-like protein isoform X2 produces the protein MENYRKARTVEQPCPCPFPNLPSGTPEVRVKDGSKIRNLMRFALSRMEGKIAPAEQAGTQEGSEVTTGSEEKLCRQIVFTGTGPSVAKAITCVEIMKRRVHGLHQNTTLLYRTIQEVWEPLVSDAGLDSLTVSRNVPSIWVLLSRDSLDSNQPGYQAPGSFDALWAQALKEEAGTQRHAQRKRKGGTGTGRGKGMRKLPGRPGETRKPPGHAGGGRE